In a genomic window of Phyllostomus discolor isolate MPI-MPIP mPhyDis1 chromosome 5, mPhyDis1.pri.v3, whole genome shotgun sequence:
- the C5H10orf82 gene encoding uncharacterized protein C10orf82 homolog: MEPPKPFMRQPPITPGYSGFIPYLSCEGTAAEDHGARCVLAFQEKTQRYKDQLEELRCSVATAPRLKPICSEETVLRALHEYERQHHPLNLECKVMKKPLQEPPMPGWSGYLPRARVTELGCATRYTVMARNCYRDFLAILEQAERVRLKPYEEIYGVRSAQPPPAPPRDLHCEELLPKYPDFSVPDGSCPILTNPLRDDPRPPASSGSVPTPCSGEVYLDPLSSAKDAEG, from the exons ATGGAGCCTCCCAAGCCCTTCATGAGACAGCCGCCGATCACACCAGGCTACAGCG GATTCATCCCGTACCTGAGCTGCGAGGGCACGGCTGCTGAGGACCATGGGGCCCGGTGCGTGCTGGCCTTCCAGGAGAAGACGCAGCGCTACAAAGACCAGCTGGAGGAGCTGCGCTGCTCCGTGGCCACCGCCCCGAGGCTGAAGCCCATCTGCTCCGAGGAGACGGTCCTGCGGGCACTGCACGAGTACGAACGGCAGCACCACCCCCTCAATCTGG AATGCAAAGTGATGAAGAAACCTCTCCAGGAGCCCCCGATGCCCGGCTGGTCCGGCTACCTGCCGAGAGCCAGGGTCACCGAGTTAGGCTGTGCCACGAGGTACACCGTTATGGCCAGAAACTGCTACAGGGACTTCCTGGCCATCCTGGAGCAAGCCGAGAGAGTACGCCTGAAGCCGTACGAGGA AATATATGGAGTTAGGTCCGCgcagcctcctcctgctcctccaagAGATTTGCACTGTGAAGAGTTGCTGCCAAAATATCCGGACTTTTCTGTTCCAG ATGGAAGCTGTCCCATCCTTACAAATCCCCTGAGAGACGACCCCAGACCTCCGGCGTCGTCTGGCAGTGTTCCGACGCCATGCAGCGGCGAGGTTTATCTGGACCCCCTCTCCTCCGCCAAGGATGCAGAAGGCTAA